GCGATGTCGTCGTCGATATTGAACGAGTCAAAAATGGGCCGCTCGCCGGTATACAGCTCCAGCTTCGCATCCGCGTCTTGCATGTATTCGGCGGCAAAACCGCGCAACAAACCAAATTGCTCCTTGGAGTCGATGCGGATCGATTGCGTTTCACTGCTCACCAGATCACGCAACACCCTTTGCATGAGATTGAGGTCTTCATGCAGCAACGAGGCCGATGGCTGTTTGGTCGCAGCTTCCTTGATGCGTTGCCAGGTCTTGCGCAGGTAGGCTATGTCGTCGGCCAGCTCACTGTCGGTCGCATCTTCGGCGTTGGTTCGAAGAATGAAGCCCCCTGCAGACGTTCCGTCACTGGGTTGGGCCAGGCTCAGAACCCTCAACCGCAAGGCTTCGCGTTGAGCAGGGGGAATTTTTTGAGAAACGCCAATGTGGGTGTCCTGCGGCAAAAACACCAGCAACCGGCCAGCGATGCTGATCTGCGCAGTCAGTCGCGCGCCTTTGGTACCGATCGGGTCTTTCAGCACCTGCACCATCAACGCCTGTCCCTCAAAAATCTGGCGCTCGATCGGCAAAACAGGATCGGGCGTCAGGACCTTGGGGATCGCCTGCACCTCGCTGGGCACTGCACTTGCAGTCTCACCCTCGGCGGTCGGCGAGACGGGACGCTCACGCGGGGTTGCATGTTTGGCCGCAATATTGGGCATCAGATCGGCCACATGCAGGAAAGCCGCACGGTCGAGCCCGATGTCGAGAAAAGCCGATTGCATGCCCGGCAATACGCGGGACACCTTGCCCAGATAAATATTGCCGACCAAGCCCCGCTCAAGGGTGCGCTCGAAGTGCACCTCTTGCACGGCGCCCTGCTCCACCACGGCCACCCGCGTCTCTTGTGGCGCCCAATTGATCAAAATATCCTGACTCATTGGCTTGCCTTGGGGGTTCGATGAAAGATACGCACGGTCACAACAGGTTCACACCTGCCGAGGCGAGCACCTGAGCGGTCTCAAACGCTGGCAAGCCCATGATGCCGGAATAGCTGCCGTTGATCTGGCTGGCCCACAGGGCTGCTTGACCTTGAATTGCATAAGCCCCCGCCTTTCCCATGGGTTCACCACTGTCCACATAGCGCTTGATTTGCGCAGCGGTGAGCGGCTCAAAGTGGACCCATGACG
This region of Hydrogenophaga crassostreae genomic DNA includes:
- a CDS encoding Rne/Rng family ribonuclease; translation: MSQDILINWAPQETRVAVVEQGAVQEVHFERTLERGLVGNIYLGKVSRVLPGMQSAFLDIGLDRAAFLHVADLMPNIAAKHATPRERPVSPTAEGETASAVPSEVQAIPKVLTPDPVLPIERQIFEGQALMVQVLKDPIGTKGARLTAQISIAGRLLVFLPQDTHIGVSQKIPPAQREALRLRVLSLAQPSDGTSAGGFILRTNAEDATDSELADDIAYLRKTWQRIKEAATKQPSASLLHEDLNLMQRVLRDLVSSETQSIRIDSKEQFGLLRGFAAEYMQDADAKLELYTGERPIFDSFNIDDDIARALSRRVDLKSGGYLVIDQTEALTTVDVNTGGYVGARNFDDTVYRTNLEAAQAIARQLRLRNLGGIVIVDFIDMVRDGHQEAVLSEFRKQLSRDRVKTMIGGFSQLGLVEMTRKRTRESLAQMLSEPCASCAGKGIVKTPRSVCYDVLREILREARAFNPREFRVVAAPQVIELFLDEERQHLAGLSDFIGKPISLQSEGSMTQEQYDIVLL